One genomic segment of Candidatus Bathyarchaeota archaeon includes these proteins:
- a CDS encoding formylmethanofuran dehydrogenase subunit B: protein MTIVKSVVCPICGCLCDDLEVTVKNNEIVKMKNGCAVCEAKMVHGYKEERIMEPHIRKDGKLVPVSLDEAVHKAAQILTDAKYPLLFGWECCTGEVQGIGVEMAEELGCALDNVCSICHGPSMMGVQEAGIPGCTLGQVRHRADLIIYWGSNPWASHPRHVERYTAFPEGRFERSEWNSYMEKLKGGTSRKKVEAASRRLIAQHRPPIPPNVCTVNAPPQSIQKEGRKLIVFDPIKTMTAEAADYFVQVQPNKDYEIFQALRCLINDQELDVDKVGGVPVEYLKDVADAMVNCNFGAIFFGLGLTASAGRFRNIEVAVKLTRDLNKKTKFVIMPMRGHFNITGANVAFTWRTGYPYAMDFSQGYPQYNPGEFSTIDLLKNGDNDATLVIGSDPGAHFPKPSLKKMMEHPLIVINPDWNCTSRLGDVVFPTQWCGIEYEGTAYRMDHVPIMVKKVVDPPQGVPNDEEILQKILAEIRLIKAEKAGIPKKAVTKLKQSLDKAEKTKPKAPTKKRATKKVPA from the coding sequence ATGACCATTGTAAAATCTGTTGTTTGTCCAATCTGCGGTTGCCTCTGTGATGACCTAGAAGTAACCGTGAAAAACAATGAAATTGTAAAAATGAAAAACGGGTGTGCCGTATGCGAAGCTAAAATGGTTCACGGTTACAAAGAAGAACGTATCATGGAGCCTCACATACGCAAAGATGGCAAACTCGTTCCAGTATCACTGGATGAAGCCGTGCACAAAGCAGCTCAAATTCTAACGGACGCTAAATATCCCTTGTTGTTCGGCTGGGAATGCTGTACAGGTGAAGTTCAGGGCATTGGCGTGGAAATGGCAGAAGAATTGGGCTGCGCCTTAGATAATGTTTGTAGTATTTGTCATGGTCCTTCTATGATGGGTGTTCAAGAAGCAGGTATTCCCGGTTGTACCCTTGGGCAGGTACGGCACCGTGCTGACCTAATAATTTATTGGGGCAGCAATCCTTGGGCTTCACACCCTCGCCACGTTGAACGCTACACCGCCTTTCCCGAGGGACGCTTTGAGCGAAGCGAATGGAACAGTTACATGGAAAAGCTGAAAGGGGGAACCAGCCGCAAAAAAGTTGAGGCGGCATCCCGCAGGCTCATAGCCCAGCACAGACCCCCAATTCCTCCAAACGTATGCACTGTAAATGCGCCACCGCAGTCCATTCAAAAGGAAGGTCGTAAACTGATTGTGTTTGACCCCATCAAAACCATGACAGCAGAAGCAGCAGACTATTTTGTACAGGTCCAACCTAACAAGGACTACGAAATATTCCAAGCTCTACGCTGCCTAATTAACGACCAAGAATTGGACGTGGACAAGGTAGGTGGCGTTCCAGTTGAGTACTTAAAAGATGTCGCCGATGCAATGGTGAACTGCAATTTTGGCGCGATATTTTTCGGGTTGGGCTTAACCGCGAGCGCAGGCAGATTCCGAAACATCGAAGTTGCAGTCAAACTAACCCGCGACCTTAACAAGAAAACAAAATTCGTCATCATGCCTATGAGGGGACACTTCAACATTACAGGAGCAAACGTGGCTTTTACTTGGCGAACAGGTTATCCGTATGCGATGGACTTCTCTCAAGGTTACCCTCAATATAATCCAGGTGAGTTCTCAACTATTGACTTGCTAAAGAACGGTGATAATGACGCAACTCTAGTTATTGGCTCTGACCCAGGTGCGCACTTCCCTAAGCCATCATTGAAGAAAATGATGGAGCATCCCTTAATCGTCATCAACCCTGACTGGAACTGCACCTCAAGACTCGGCGATGTCGTGTTTCCAACACAGTGGTGCGGCATCGAATACGAGGGCACAGCATACCGCATGGACCACGTGCCAATTATGGTGAAAAAGGTTGTGGACCCACCGCAAGGCGTGCCAAATGATGAGGAGATTCTTCAAAAAATCCTCGCAGAAATCAGGTTGATTAAGGCTGAAAAAGCAGGAATCCCCAAGAAGGCTGTAACAAAACTAAAACAATCCTTAGACAAAGCAGAAAAAACAAAACCAAAAGCACCAACTAAAAAACGGGCAACCAAAAAAGTGCCCGCTTAA
- a CDS encoding molybdopterin dinucleotide-binding protein: MMAKKLKLTLITGRTIDQGVGKEMGKGTQRYFDTAAICYLDKTDLIKLGIRSNRNVQVTSRFGSVIVKAEEFPRGAHPGLIFMPCGLWANVVCGDDTYSMGMPLFKGFPVEVEPAKDEPILTVNELLKEEYGKEMP; the protein is encoded by the coding sequence ATGATGGCTAAAAAACTAAAACTTACCCTAATCACTGGGCGCACAATAGATCAGGGTGTAGGCAAAGAAATGGGCAAAGGCACCCAACGATATTTTGACACAGCCGCAATCTGTTACCTAGATAAAACAGACCTAATTAAACTCGGCATCAGAAGCAACCGTAACGTACAAGTAACCTCCAGATTTGGCTCAGTCATAGTAAAAGCTGAAGAGTTCCCCCGAGGTGCACATCCTGGACTAATTTTTATGCCCTGCGGACTATGGGCAAACGTCGTCTGTGGCGATGACACCTATAGCATGGGCATGCCGCTCTTCAAAGGCTTTCCCGTTGAAGTTGAACCCGCAAAAGACGAGCCCATCTTGACTGTAAACGAGCTTCTAAAAGAAGAATACGGAAAGGAAATGCCATGA
- a CDS encoding Hsp20/alpha crystallin family protein, which yields MSEDEKKKKYYYYYGGKEKKAGEIKKAEPEGELYPFQRDFDNMMQRFQRAFDDFWVTPPARWGHGFRHHHVFPPMMLPSVDLEDQGKDYRLTVDLPGFSKEDVDVEVTEDAVTIQAKKTMSEEEKKKNYVRQERSSQAYYRRVPLPEMVVSDDAKACVNNGILEVTLPKKEPKKSKKLAIT from the coding sequence TTGTCTGAAGATGAAAAAAAGAAAAAATACTACTATTATTATGGTGGTAAAGAAAAAAAAGCAGGAGAAATAAAAAAAGCTGAACCAGAAGGAGAACTGTACCCTTTCCAAAGAGACTTTGACAATATGATGCAGCGGTTCCAACGCGCGTTTGACGATTTCTGGGTAACACCACCCGCAAGGTGGGGACATGGATTTAGGCACCACCATGTTTTTCCGCCGATGATGTTGCCGTCTGTGGATTTGGAAGACCAAGGAAAGGACTACCGTTTGACTGTGGATTTGCCTGGGTTTAGCAAGGAAGATGTTGACGTTGAAGTCACCGAAGACGCTGTAACCATACAAGCCAAAAAAACTATGTCAGAGGAAGAAAAGAAAAAGAATTACGTACGCCAAGAAAGGTCCTCACAGGCGTATTACCGACGTGTGCCCCTGCCAGAAATGGTGGTTTCTGATGATGCAAAAGCATGCGTAAACAACGGCATCCTAGAAGTAACGTTGCCTAAAAAAGAACCTAAGAAAAGCAAAAAACTCGCCATAACATAA
- a CDS encoding Lrp/AsnC family transcriptional regulator: MNLDTIDKKIIQHLSAGTNSYEQLAKQCGVTRNTIYRRITALENKGIIKNTIRCTVNFDHLDITPIIFGAKVPINELDKTLNLLTAHKNVRFLWRTYGQHTVALVAFCTKGNEGELIQSINAIFESLNVNDVSVSTGFVWEKMDFAPFNEEISIEAIANIIEERV; encoded by the coding sequence ATGAATTTAGACACCATAGACAAAAAAATAATACAACACCTATCCGCTGGCACTAATTCATACGAACAGTTAGCAAAACAATGCGGCGTAACAAGAAACACAATATACCGCAGAATAACTGCCCTTGAAAACAAGGGGATAATAAAAAACACAATCCGATGCACCGTAAATTTTGACCACCTCGACATAACACCCATCATCTTTGGAGCAAAAGTTCCAATAAACGAGTTAGACAAAACACTAAACCTGCTCACAGCCCACAAAAACGTCAGGTTCCTATGGCGAACATACGGGCAACACACTGTGGCTTTGGTTGCTTTCTGCACAAAGGGTAATGAAGGCGAATTAATTCAGAGCATAAATGCAATATTTGAAAGCCTAAACGTTAATGATGTTAGTGTATCAACAGGTTTTGTGTGGGAAAAAATGGACTTTGCCCCCTTCAACGAAGAGATAAGCATTGAAGCAATAGCAAACATAATCGAGGAAAGAGTATAG
- a CDS encoding OB-fold nucleic acid binding domain-containing protein — MAVEGFFENKRQPVDVKVGELTPQSKAVNVLAKVVSKTEIREIPMGRDGSAHKVCDALIGDETGVVYLTLWDDNIEKVNEGDSIKIENGYVTLFKGNIRLNTGKYGKLEAAEEPLSVEVNEENNISSKTYEQPRRPFRGRGGGGRSFGGRDRRGGGGFGGGRDRRGSGGGGYRPRY, encoded by the coding sequence TTGGCAGTAGAAGGTTTTTTCGAAAACAAAAGGCAACCCGTAGATGTTAAAGTCGGAGAGTTAACCCCACAATCTAAAGCGGTTAACGTATTGGCCAAAGTAGTTTCCAAAACAGAAATCAGAGAAATCCCAATGGGCAGAGACGGCTCAGCACACAAAGTCTGCGACGCACTCATCGGTGACGAAACAGGCGTTGTTTACCTGACACTTTGGGATGACAACATCGAAAAAGTCAACGAGGGCGACAGCATAAAAATCGAAAATGGCTACGTAACCCTCTTCAAAGGCAACATACGCCTAAACACTGGCAAATACGGCAAACTAGAAGCAGCAGAAGAACCCCTCAGCGTCGAAGTAAACGAGGAAAACAACATATCAAGCAAAACATACGAACAACCAAGAAGACCATTCAGAGGCAGAGGCGGCGGTGGACGCAGCTTCGGCGGACGAGACAGACGCGGTGGCGGTGGATTCGGCGGCGGCAGAGACCGAAGAGGCTCTGGTGGCGGCGGTTACCGACCAAGATATTAA
- a CDS encoding glutaminyl-peptide cyclotransferase, whose product MEKIRLVATVTVFLLIILVSSIIFLSTPEPQSITTPIYSYTVQQTFPHSTNSFTEGLTFDENYLLESTGLTGASSLKKISLETGEIVQSIELNSNYFGEGITVVNGTIIQLTWQNQVAFVYDKENFTLIKQFTYNMAGWGLTFDGQNLIMSNGSPNLYFLNPETFKVTGQITVKDGNLPIDQLNELEYVNGTIYANIWQQNKIAQINPQDGQILAWIDLTGLYTSADSINCLNGIAYNPQNGALIVTGKNWPSLYQIQIVPNI is encoded by the coding sequence ATGGAAAAAATTCGTTTAGTAGCCACCGTAACCGTTTTTTTATTAATAATTCTGGTTTCCAGCATAATTTTTTTATCAACACCCGAACCCCAATCCATAACCACCCCAATCTACAGCTACACAGTGCAACAAACTTTTCCACACAGCACTAACTCATTCACTGAAGGCTTAACCTTTGACGAAAACTACCTGCTCGAAAGCACGGGTTTAACGGGTGCTTCATCTTTGAAAAAAATTAGCCTTGAAACAGGCGAAATCGTGCAAAGCATAGAGTTGAACAGCAACTACTTTGGAGAAGGCATAACCGTTGTCAACGGAACTATCATTCAATTAACATGGCAAAACCAGGTTGCATTCGTTTATGACAAAGAAAACTTTACCTTAATAAAACAATTCACCTACAACATGGCTGGTTGGGGCTTAACCTTTGATGGTCAAAACCTGATAATGAGCAATGGTAGCCCAAACCTGTATTTCCTAAACCCCGAAACCTTCAAAGTCACAGGGCAAATCACCGTAAAAGACGGCAACTTACCCATTGACCAGCTAAACGAGCTCGAATATGTCAACGGAACCATTTATGCTAACATCTGGCAACAAAACAAAATTGCTCAAATCAACCCGCAGGATGGACAAATTTTGGCATGGATAGACCTGACTGGACTGTATACTTCTGCAGACAGCATCAATTGCTTAAACGGAATCGCCTATAACCCACAAAACGGCGCCTTAATTGTAACAGGGAAAAACTGGCCCAGCCTCTACCAAATCCAAATCGTGCCAAACATCTAA
- a CDS encoding PAS domain S-box protein produces MFIGDEDIKTLTGLGVNGTQAKIFLTLIKAGTSTIREVAELSGVARPDTYRALSELQNMSLVKKIAATPTRYKPLPLSEAVSMLIGQREKENTLLQEKLRTLIKDYEKQQPEKEKMKGGEFILVPAGTASSSRLEKLIENAQKSILIMASQRKVTRFLEKYQVLLKDALERDVKIKIATETIKHNGINKKKLGFQQKANLEIRHLVVLPPATFFIFDGKEAILFATNQITKESQISVLSTNSSIVELTQNYFDTAWFSAAEPQSQTFKRDKRQFDFLVENMMIGFIYCRYILDKKGKIVDFKILQANETFEKITKFRRNEIIGQTASQIMPSLVVKTPAITQAYDQMLKTRKSQKLEHFFKKIGVWFSLSIYRPKRGYCVFLFEDINERKTTELQVLEEKNRAEQYLKVVSHIILALNTEGQITLINKKGCEVLGYEEEELLGEDWVEKCIPISERKNGAALIAEFSKNHVPQLHESLVITKKGQTRIFLWHNIPLKNQDGNLIGLLCSGTDVTEQRKAEKIILESEKKYCSFFKNSEVPVALIKADGTVLVANSQMCNILEKDETMLKKSGLSYLFEVNKELQDKLQVKNGATNVPIQFKRKDGSTFYGDVFLSVFEDIDIETKFIMAIKDVTKQKQIQEALKEKATLNQILLDAFPFIAMVVNSKTREIVIANKVAAKIGVSPGKLCYVAWKKRVKPCVGCLAPQLLETGKPQHQDIKINGVTWEVTWLSVNEQCFMHYAFPK; encoded by the coding sequence ATGTTTATCGGGGACGAAGACATCAAAACCCTCACAGGTCTAGGTGTAAACGGGACCCAAGCAAAAATATTTCTCACCCTCATAAAAGCAGGCACATCAACAATCCGAGAAGTTGCAGAACTCTCTGGCGTAGCACGCCCAGACACATACCGCGCTCTCTCCGAACTACAAAACATGTCTTTAGTCAAAAAAATTGCGGCCACACCCACCAGATACAAACCACTCCCGCTATCCGAAGCAGTCTCCATGCTAATAGGACAACGTGAAAAAGAAAACACGCTACTACAAGAGAAACTAAGAACATTAATCAAAGATTACGAAAAGCAGCAACCTGAAAAGGAAAAAATGAAGGGCGGTGAATTTATTTTAGTGCCGGCGGGCACTGCCAGTTCAAGCAGGCTGGAAAAGCTGATAGAGAATGCTCAAAAAAGCATACTTATTATGGCATCTCAACGTAAAGTAACACGTTTTTTGGAGAAGTATCAGGTACTTCTAAAAGACGCTTTAGAGCGAGATGTTAAAATTAAAATAGCAACGGAAACCATAAAACACAACGGTATAAACAAAAAAAAATTGGGATTTCAGCAAAAAGCTAACTTAGAAATCAGGCACTTGGTAGTTTTGCCGCCTGCGACTTTTTTTATCTTTGACGGAAAAGAAGCCATCCTCTTTGCTACAAACCAAATCACCAAAGAAAGCCAGATTTCTGTTCTCTCAACTAATTCAAGCATTGTAGAATTAACCCAAAACTATTTTGATACTGCATGGTTCTCAGCAGCTGAACCACAAAGTCAAACCTTCAAACGAGACAAACGGCAATTTGATTTCCTAGTTGAGAACATGATGATTGGTTTTATATATTGCCGATACATTTTAGACAAAAAAGGAAAAATAGTTGACTTCAAAATTCTTCAAGCCAACGAAACCTTCGAAAAAATAACCAAATTCAGAAGAAATGAAATAATTGGTCAAACTGCTTCACAAATTATGCCCAGCTTAGTCGTTAAAACACCTGCAATAACTCAAGCATACGACCAAATGCTTAAAACAAGAAAAAGCCAAAAATTGGAACATTTCTTCAAAAAAATAGGCGTTTGGTTTTCCCTTTCTATCTACAGGCCAAAAAGAGGCTACTGTGTATTCTTATTTGAAGACATCAATGAACGGAAAACAACTGAATTGCAAGTGCTGGAAGAAAAAAATCGCGCCGAGCAATACCTAAAGGTTGTATCCCATATTATTTTAGCCTTGAATACTGAGGGGCAGATCACGTTGATAAACAAGAAGGGCTGTGAAGTTCTGGGGTATGAAGAGGAAGAGTTGTTGGGTGAAGACTGGGTTGAAAAATGCATACCCATAAGTGAACGAAAAAATGGTGCAGCGTTAATTGCTGAATTTAGCAAAAACCATGTTCCTCAACTCCATGAAAGCCTAGTCATAACAAAGAAAGGGCAAACCCGCATTTTCCTTTGGCACAATATTCCCTTAAAAAATCAGGATGGCAACCTGATTGGGCTGTTGTGTTCTGGAACTGATGTAACTGAGCAGCGAAAAGCTGAAAAAATAATTTTGGAGTCCGAGAAAAAATATTGTTCTTTTTTCAAAAATAGCGAAGTCCCAGTTGCCCTAATTAAAGCAGATGGCACCGTGTTAGTAGCCAACAGTCAAATGTGCAACATACTTGAAAAAGACGAAACTATGCTTAAAAAATCGGGTTTAAGCTATCTTTTCGAGGTAAACAAAGAACTGCAGGATAAGTTACAGGTAAAAAATGGTGCGACAAACGTGCCCATTCAGTTTAAACGAAAAGATGGCTCAACATTTTACGGGGACGTTTTTCTAAGCGTTTTTGAAGACATTGACATAGAAACCAAATTCATAATGGCAATAAAAGACGTGACAAAGCAAAAACAAATTCAAGAAGCCCTAAAAGAAAAAGCAACCCTAAACCAAATATTACTTGATGCGTTCCCATTTATTGCTATGGTTGTGAACTCTAAAACCCGCGAAATTGTTATCGCAAACAAAGTAGCCGCCAAAATAGGCGTTAGCCCAGGGAAACTGTGCTATGTTGCATGGAAAAAAAGAGTTAAGCCCTGCGTGGGATGTCTTGCACCACAGCTTTTAGAAACAGGCAAACCTCAACATCAAGACATCAAAATAAACGGGGTCACATGGGAAGTTACATGGTTATCTGTAAATGAGCAATGTTTTATGCATTATGCTTTTCCAAAATAA
- a CDS encoding MscL family protein, giving the protein MVKEDEMLEELKKIRAAVEKAPPPAPPQGFANEFKAFLSKYKILGLAVAFILGLYLGAVVKSLATDFIIPLIGLAIPGMSDLATFSVTLNNQVFGVGNFIVALVTFIIVALIVIVVMKVAKRWKIE; this is encoded by the coding sequence TTGGTTAAAGAAGATGAAATGTTAGAGGAACTAAAAAAAATCAGAGCTGCCGTAGAAAAAGCTCCACCCCCTGCTCCCCCACAAGGATTCGCAAATGAGTTCAAAGCTTTTCTGTCAAAATATAAAATTCTTGGATTAGCTGTCGCGTTCATTTTAGGCTTGTACTTAGGTGCAGTTGTTAAATCATTGGCTACAGATTTCATTATACCCTTGATTGGTCTTGCAATACCGGGAATGTCGGATTTGGCAACGTTTTCGGTGACGCTCAATAATCAAGTGTTTGGTGTCGGTAACTTCATTGTTGCATTAGTTACTTTCATCATTGTAGCACTCATTGTGATCGTGGTGATGAAGGTAGCTAAAAGGTGGAAAATAGAATAA